From one candidate division KSB1 bacterium genomic stretch:
- a CDS encoding MoaD/ThiS family protein, which produces MNVQCKFFAGLRRKFGAKERVLELPDGARVGDVLRSLGLSAEESYIVLRNGVHADRGERLADGDVLSLFPLIAGG; this is translated from the coding sequence ATGAATGTCCAGTGCAAGTTTTTCGCGGGGCTGCGCAGAAAGTTCGGCGCCAAGGAACGCGTTCTGGAGTTGCCCGACGGGGCAAGGGTCGGCGATGTGCTCCGGTCTCTGGGCTTGTCGGCCGAAGAGAGCTACATCGTACTCCGGAACGGCGTGCACGCGGACCGGGGGGAGCGCCTCGCGGACGGCGACGTCTTGAGCCTCTTCCCCCTGATCGCAGGTGGATGA
- a CDS encoding aldehyde ferredoxin oxidoreductase family protein, with protein sequence MPGWMGRVVRVDLSSGAIQEEPFEERTWRRFLGGRGFGAKVLWDELRPGIDPFSPDNRLIFAVGPLTGTTAATSGRASVSTKSPLTGTITDANTGGKFGVIFKKAGLDALIIQGKAAKPVYILVSDEGIEIKDASDLWGRLTDETTELLLQREGARSSVACIGPAGENLVRFAAIINEKHRAFARGGVGAVMGSKNLKAVVARGLRTVEIADKERMKFVTYEANKWLRAHPITSKGLPEFGTSVLVNIMNEAGVFPAYNFRQNQFEHAEEVSGEAITERILVRKDGCWGCIIQCARRTRIPGDEGEGPEYESNWALGPNCGIHDLEVITRANYLCNRLGIDTMSAGGTISCAMEMTELGYYDAGIRFGEGDKLLEYLRKIAYRDGVGDELAEGSLRFATRHGHPELSMTVKGQELAAYDPRGAQGQGLAYATTNRGGCHLRGGYLIGRELLGVPRMIDRFSAVGKGSHTAILQNLGAALDSLVVCRFASFALNEIVWGRLLTAVTGVQYDPEDVLEAGDRIFNLERMFNVREGFRRKDDTLPPRLLQEPAPMGPAKGRVVELDRMLDEFYEFRGWDQDGVPTPETLRRLGLEECLNG encoded by the coding sequence ATGCCCGGCTGGATGGGACGCGTAGTTCGAGTTGACCTTTCAAGTGGCGCGATCCAGGAAGAGCCCTTTGAGGAACGGACCTGGCGGCGCTTTCTCGGGGGCCGGGGATTTGGAGCCAAAGTGCTCTGGGATGAGCTGCGCCCCGGTATCGACCCCTTCTCCCCGGACAATCGGCTGATCTTCGCCGTGGGCCCGCTGACGGGAACGACGGCAGCCACATCCGGTCGTGCCAGCGTCTCCACCAAATCCCCTCTCACAGGAACGATCACCGACGCGAACACCGGCGGCAAGTTCGGGGTGATCTTCAAGAAGGCAGGTCTGGACGCGCTGATCATCCAGGGTAAGGCGGCCAAGCCGGTGTACATCCTGGTGAGCGATGAGGGCATCGAGATAAAGGACGCTTCCGACCTCTGGGGGAGATTGACGGACGAAACCACCGAGCTCCTTCTCCAGCGCGAAGGTGCCCGCTCGTCTGTAGCCTGCATCGGTCCGGCGGGCGAGAATCTGGTCCGCTTCGCGGCGATCATCAATGAGAAGCACCGTGCCTTCGCCCGCGGCGGTGTAGGCGCCGTGATGGGATCAAAGAATCTGAAAGCGGTGGTGGCGCGCGGCCTTCGGACTGTGGAGATTGCGGACAAGGAGCGAATGAAGTTCGTCACCTATGAGGCCAACAAATGGCTGCGGGCGCACCCGATTACCTCCAAAGGGCTGCCGGAATTTGGTACCTCGGTACTGGTGAACATAATGAACGAGGCGGGAGTATTCCCTGCGTACAACTTCCGCCAGAACCAGTTCGAACATGCCGAAGAGGTTTCGGGAGAAGCCATTACGGAACGAATCTTAGTCCGCAAGGATGGATGCTGGGGCTGTATCATTCAGTGCGCGCGCCGCACGCGAATCCCCGGAGACGAAGGCGAGGGCCCGGAGTACGAGTCCAACTGGGCGCTGGGCCCCAACTGCGGGATCCACGATCTGGAGGTCATCACCCGGGCCAATTACCTTTGTAACCGGCTTGGCATCGACACGATGTCGGCCGGCGGCACCATCTCCTGCGCCATGGAGATGACCGAGCTTGGCTACTACGACGCCGGCATCCGCTTCGGGGAGGGCGACAAGCTTCTCGAATATCTGAGGAAGATTGCCTACCGCGACGGAGTCGGGGACGAGCTTGCCGAAGGCTCTCTGCGCTTTGCCACGCGGCACGGACACCCAGAACTGAGCATGACGGTCAAGGGCCAGGAGCTGGCCGCGTACGATCCGCGGGGCGCCCAGGGGCAGGGCCTTGCCTACGCCACGACCAATCGGGGCGGTTGCCATCTCCGGGGGGGGTACCTCATCGGCCGCGAACTTCTGGGCGTGCCCCGCATGATCGACCGCTTCTCCGCCGTCGGCAAAGGGAGCCACACGGCGATTCTCCAGAACCTGGGAGCCGCCTTGGATTCCCTGGTGGTTTGTCGTTTCGCGTCCTTCGCGCTTAACGAGATCGTGTGGGGACGCTTGCTAACGGCGGTGACGGGGGTCCAGTACGATCCGGAGGATGTTCTGGAGGCGGGGGATCGCATCTTCAACCTCGAACGAATGTTCAACGTGCGTGAAGGCTTCCGCCGGAAGGACGATACCCTGCCTCCGCGACTCCTCCAGGAACCCGCCCCGATGGGACCCGCTAAGGGGCGTGTCGTTGAGCTGGACAGGATGCTCGACGAGTTCTACGAGTTTCGGG
- the larA gene encoding nickel-dependent lactate racemase — protein sequence MRIRIDYGKSGLEVEIPDAHFVKALRMRPAPLLRDVQGAVTSALLRPIGCAPLVELARGKKTACIAICDITRPVPNWLLLPPILQALAEGGIPEGCVTVLIATGLHRPNEGRELEELVGEELAKRLRIVNHVARDPGQHVYLGTTRRGTPVYVDRRFVEADLHLAVGLIEPHLMAGFSGGRKVVCPGLVSVETMRWFHGASLLAHEAAREGVLEGNPVHREATEVARLARVDFAVNVALDEERNVVGIFAGELEASFAEGVAFVRQYVRDVVQEPVDVVVTSGGGYPLDATFYQAIKGATAAAGVVKPGGTILLVAACTEGLGSREFVQLLRQYPDPAEFEKVLARGDFFAIDQWQYQELAKVLHKADVWLVNDTIPPEMRRYVPIPVFADGQEALQEALRKHGVSARVAAIPRGPYVLAEVGNDCVHGQDRGN from the coding sequence GTGAGGATCCGGATCGATTACGGCAAGTCCGGCCTTGAAGTCGAAATCCCGGACGCTCACTTTGTCAAGGCGCTGCGGATGCGGCCAGCCCCCCTCCTCCGCGATGTCCAGGGGGCGGTGACCTCGGCCCTCCTGCGCCCCATCGGCTGCGCGCCTCTGGTGGAGCTCGCTCGGGGAAAGAAGACAGCGTGCATCGCGATCTGTGACATCACCCGACCTGTGCCGAACTGGCTCCTTCTTCCGCCCATCCTGCAGGCTCTTGCCGAGGGGGGGATCCCGGAGGGCTGCGTTACGGTTCTGATCGCCACCGGCCTTCACAGGCCCAACGAGGGGCGGGAGCTCGAGGAGCTGGTGGGAGAGGAGCTGGCCAAGCGGTTGCGCATTGTCAACCACGTTGCTCGCGACCCGGGCCAGCACGTTTATCTCGGCACCACACGCAGGGGCACGCCGGTTTACGTCGATCGGCGCTTCGTGGAGGCCGATCTCCACCTGGCTGTCGGATTAATCGAGCCGCATCTCATGGCCGGTTTTTCGGGCGGGCGCAAAGTGGTTTGTCCTGGCCTGGTCTCCGTAGAGACGATGAGGTGGTTCCACGGGGCCTCGCTGCTGGCCCATGAGGCGGCTCGCGAAGGGGTACTGGAAGGCAATCCTGTGCACCGGGAGGCGACGGAGGTTGCCAGGCTTGCGCGCGTGGATTTCGCGGTGAATGTGGCTCTGGACGAGGAGAGAAATGTGGTCGGGATTTTCGCCGGCGAGCTTGAAGCGTCGTTCGCCGAAGGCGTAGCCTTCGTCCGCCAGTACGTGCGCGACGTCGTCCAGGAGCCGGTGGATGTGGTCGTTACGTCCGGAGGCGGGTATCCCTTAGATGCGACTTTCTACCAAGCCATTAAGGGGGCCACAGCGGCCGCCGGTGTCGTGAAACCGGGAGGGACGATCCTTCTGGTGGCCGCATGTACCGAGGGTCTGGGGAGCCGCGAGTTCGTACAGTTGCTGCGGCAATACCCCGACCCAGCGGAGTTCGAAAAGGTGCTTGCCCGCGGGGACTTCTTCGCTATCGATCAGTGGCAGTATCAGGAGCTCGCGAAGGTGCTTCACAAGGCGGACGTTTGGCTCGTGAACGACACCATACCTCCCGAGATGCGGCGGTACGTGCCCATCCCCGTGTTCGCGGATGGGCAGGAGGCGTTGCAAGAGGCCTTGCGAAAACACGGGGTCTCAGCCCGGGTCGCGGCCATTCCTCGCGGACCTTATGTGCTGGCAGAGGTAGGGAACGATTGCGTGCACGGGCAAGACAGGGGCAATTGA